The sequence TCCACATGTTTACTCTCGAGACCGCTGTCTCCGCGGCGTACGTCGTCGCCGCGCTGCTGTTCATCCTCGCCCTGGCCGGGCTCTCCAAGCACGAGACGGCCAAGGCCGGCAACGTGTTCGGCATCCTGGGCATGGCCGTCGCGCTGGTCGCGACCACGTCGGTCGTCATCGACGACGGCATCGACGCGCTGCCGCTGGTGCTGCTCGTGGCCGGTGTCGGCATCGGTGCCGCGATCGGCCTGTGGCGGGCCCGCGTGGTCGAGATGACCGGCATGCCCGAGCTGATCGCGCTGCTGCACAGCTTCATCGGTGCCGCCGCGGTCATGGTCGGCTGGAACCGCTACTTCCACGTCGAGGCCCACCCCGACGGGTACGCCGCCCGCGAGCTCGACGCGGCGGGCCTCCTCGGGATCCACGCCGCCGAGGTCACCATCAGCGTCTTCATCGGTGCGGTCACGCTGACCGGCTCGATCGTGGCGTTCGGCAAGCTGGCCGGCCACATCAGCTCCTCGCCGATGATGCTGCCGGGCAAGAACTTCCTCAACATCGGTGCCCTGGTCGGCTTCGTCGCGCTCACCGTGTGGTTCGTCATCGCCCCGTCGCTGTGGCTGCTGATCATCGTGACCGCGCTGGCGCTCGCGCTGGGCTGGCACCTGGTCGCCTCCATCGGCGGCGGTGACATGCCGGTCGTGGTGTCGATGCTCAACAGCTACTCGGGCTGGGCCGCCGCGGCACTGGGCTTCCTGCTGCGCAACGACCTGCTGATCATCGTCGGCGCCCTGGTGGGCTCCTCGGGTGCGTTCCTGTCCTACATCATGTGCAAGGGCATGAACCGCTCCTTCATCTCCGTGATCGCCGGTGGCTTCGGCATGGAGGCCAGCTCGGGCGGCGACACCGACTACGGCGAGCACCGCGAGATCCAGGCCGACGAGGCCGCGGAGCTGCTGGCCGACGCCAGCTCGGTGATCATCACGCCGGGCTACGGCATGGCCGTCGCCCAGGCGCAGTACCCCGTCGCCGAGCTGACCTCGAAGCTGCGCGCCAAGGGCGTCGACGTCCGGTTCGGCATCCACCCCGTCGCGGGCCGCCTCCCCGGCCACATGAACGTGCTGCTGGCCGAGGCGAAGGTGCCCTACGACATCGTGCTGGAGATGGACGAGATCAACGACGACTTCGGCGAGACCGACGTCGTCCTGGTCATCGGCGCCAACGACACCGTCAACCCGGCCGCCGCCGAGGACCCCGCCTCCCCCATCGCCGGCATGCCGGTGCTGGAGGTGTGGAACGCCAAGGACGTCATCGTGTTCAAGCGCTCGATGAACCCCGGGTACGCCGGCGTGCAGAACCCGTTGTTCTTCCGCGACAACACCCGGATGCTCTTCGGCGACGCCAAGGCCAAGGTCGAGGAGATCGAGTCGGCACTGACCTCGGTCAACGCCTGAGAAGCACCCGCGAGGCCGCGTCCCACCGGCCCGTAGTCCGAACGGAGGAGCGGACTGCGGGCCGGTGGCGTTCTCGCTCTCCGTCTGTAGTGTGGGCGAGGTAAGCGGGGCCGCGGTCACGCCGATCGTGCGGCCCGTACATCCCGCAGCACGGCAGGAGGTAGGGGCCTTGACTCCGACCACGGACACGGCCAACGACCGCACGACCAAGGACACCCCCGCGGTGACCGATCCCAACCCGGAGCGGCGCGACCCGAACAAGGGGTTCGTGGCGCTGCTGGGCTGGAGCCCGGGCGCGATCGAGGCCGTCGAGAAGTTCGACCGCCGCTTCGTGATCGTGGCGCCGGACTGGGCCGAGGACTACTGCCGCGAGCACGGCCTGCCCTACATCCCGTGGAACTTCGAGCGACTCAACGACCGCTCGATGGAGATCGCCGAGACGCTGCAGGACCTCGGTGTCGACGTCGCCATCCCGCTGTTCGAGGAGACGGTGGAGTGGGCCGGCGCCATCAACGCGGTCCTGATGGAGGACCCCAAGCTGTTCGGCCAGGCCCTGCTGCTGCGCGACAAGGCGCTGATGAAGCGTCGCGCCCAGCTCGGCGGCATCCGCGTGGGCATCTTCGAGGAGGCCTTCGAGCAGGAGGACGTGATCCGCTTCCTCAAGCGGGTCAACCAGACCCTGCTCAAGCTCGACGGTGACCCCAACGACCCGATCCACCTCAAGGCGCTGGACAAGGCCGGCTGCCTGGGCCACCGCATCATCCGGACGCCCGACGAGGTCGACTCCATCCCCGAGGAGGAGTTCCCGGTCCTGATGGAGTCCCACCTGGACGGCTGGGAGTTCGCCGTCGAGGCGTGGGTGCACAACGGCAAGATCCGGTTCCTCAACATCTCCGAGTACGTCACGCTCGGCTACTCGGTGTTCGTGCCGGCCTCGCCGGAGTTGGAGAAGTACCGCCCGGAGATCACCCGTCAGCTCGAGAAGCTCATCAAGACCTTCGACATCGAGTTCGGCTTCGTCCACCCGGAGTACTTCGTCACCAGCGACGGCGAGATGTACTTCGGCGAGGTCGCCTACCGGCCCCCGGGCTTCAAGGTCTTCGAGCTGCTGGAGCGCTCGTACGGCTTCAACGCCTACC comes from Nocardioides panacisoli and encodes:
- a CDS encoding ATP-grasp domain-containing protein, with amino-acid sequence MTPTTDTANDRTTKDTPAVTDPNPERRDPNKGFVALLGWSPGAIEAVEKFDRRFVIVAPDWAEDYCREHGLPYIPWNFERLNDRSMEIAETLQDLGVDVAIPLFEETVEWAGAINAVLMEDPKLFGQALLLRDKALMKRRAQLGGIRVGIFEEAFEQEDVIRFLKRVNQTLLKLDGDPNDPIHLKALDKAGCLGHRIIRTPDEVDSIPEEEFPVLMESHLDGWEFAVEAWVHNGKIRFLNISEYVTLGYSVFVPASPELEKYRPEITRQLEKLIKTFDIEFGFVHPEYFVTSDGEMYFGEVAYRPPGFKVFELLERSYGFNAYQALVLAFDPKTTEEEIEAFFPTEVEDATGFAGCFGVYPRRRVVNTLEMPEETEDHEYFESHELTAPMEETVTKRTAFGTHWGLVYFFGDDPFEMRTLLKRQEDLDFYV
- the pntB gene encoding Re/Si-specific NAD(P)(+) transhydrogenase subunit beta, whose translation is MFTLETAVSAAYVVAALLFILALAGLSKHETAKAGNVFGILGMAVALVATTSVVIDDGIDALPLVLLVAGVGIGAAIGLWRARVVEMTGMPELIALLHSFIGAAAVMVGWNRYFHVEAHPDGYAARELDAAGLLGIHAAEVTISVFIGAVTLTGSIVAFGKLAGHISSSPMMLPGKNFLNIGALVGFVALTVWFVIAPSLWLLIIVTALALALGWHLVASIGGGDMPVVVSMLNSYSGWAAAALGFLLRNDLLIIVGALVGSSGAFLSYIMCKGMNRSFISVIAGGFGMEASSGGDTDYGEHREIQADEAAELLADASSVIITPGYGMAVAQAQYPVAELTSKLRAKGVDVRFGIHPVAGRLPGHMNVLLAEAKVPYDIVLEMDEINDDFGETDVVLVIGANDTVNPAAAEDPASPIAGMPVLEVWNAKDVIVFKRSMNPGYAGVQNPLFFRDNTRMLFGDAKAKVEEIESALTSVNA